GCATAGCCTCTTTCACCGTGCTCGGTGACATCGAGACCTTCGATTTCCTGAGCTTCATCAGCCCGTAGTTTTAAGAAGACGCCCAGGACTTTCAAGATGATGAAAGTCATCACTGCGGCAAATACCCAACTTACCAGTACGCCGATAAGCTGCGTGGTCAATTGGTCGGGATTGCCATAGAACAGTCCGTCAGCACCGGCGGAATTGACTGCCTTGGAAGCGAACAAGCCTGTTGCAAGTGCACCCCAGGTGCCGCCTAAACCATGAACCCCAAAAGCGTCTAAGGCATCATCGTAACCAACTTTTGCTTTCAGGACAGCAACAGCCAGGAAGCAGAGGGCGCCACCAACTAAACCGATGGCAATCGCTGCCAGGGGAGTTACGAAACCTGCAGCCGGGGTAATTGCTACCAGACCGGCTACGCAACCGCTGGCTGCGCCTAAGATGGTCGGCTTACCATGATACAGCCATTCAGTTACAACCCAGGACACGGTGGCAGCAGCGGCTGCAATATGAGTAGTGACAAAAGCGCTGGCTGCAAGGCCGTTAGCACCTAAAGCACTGCCTGCATTGAACCCGAACCAGCCAAACCAGAGCAGTGAAGCGCCGATAACCGTCATCGGCAGGTGATGGGGCAGCATAACTTCAGAACCATAACCGCGGCGTTTGCCGATAACCAAAGCAACGACAAGGCCGGATACACCGGAGAGAATATGGACGACAGTACCGCCGGCGAAGTCGAGGACCCCTAAATCACGCATCCAGCCGCCGACACCCCAGACCCAGTGAGCAACAGGAGCGTATACGATGGTAGCCCAGATTAGAGAGAATACAGCAAAAGCGGTAAATTTCATACGTTCGGCGAAGGCACCGGTAATCAGGGCGGCAGTAATAACGGCGAACATACCCTGGAAAGTCATAAAGGCAAAATGAGGAATGGTTGCGGCATAATCAGGATTCGGATCTTGGCCGACCCCGGCTAAACCAAGCCAGTCTAACCCGCCAATAAAGTGATTGATGTCGGGACCGAAGGCCAGAGTATAGCCCCAAAGTGCCCACTGCACAGAAATAAGTCCAAGAATGAAGAAGCTCTGCATAATAGTGCTTAATACGTTTTTGGTTCTTACCATACCACCGTAGAATAGAGCTAAGCCAGGCGTCATCAACATAACAAGGGCGGCACTTACCAATACAAACGCGGTATCACCGGTATCAATGGTAGGAGTAGCCGCTGCGTTGGCTGCTTCGTCAGCAAATGCGGCCGGCAGCCAAGCCAGCATCATAAATAACGTGAGTCCCAATGTGTTCCATAGTCTTTTCATGGTTACAACCTTCTTTCCTTTAAAATTAAAATTGAATGAACATA
This DNA window, taken from Propionispora vibrioides, encodes the following:
- a CDS encoding ammonium transporter is translated as MKRLWNTLGLTLFMMLAWLPAAFADEAANAAATPTIDTGDTAFVLVSAALVMLMTPGLALFYGGMVRTKNVLSTIMQSFFILGLISVQWALWGYTLAFGPDINHFIGGLDWLGLAGVGQDPNPDYAATIPHFAFMTFQGMFAVITAALITGAFAERMKFTAFAVFSLIWATIVYAPVAHWVWGVGGWMRDLGVLDFAGGTVVHILSGVSGLVVALVIGKRRGYGSEVMLPHHLPMTVIGASLLWFGWFGFNAGSALGANGLAASAFVTTHIAAAAATVSWVVTEWLYHGKPTILGAASGCVAGLVAITPAAGFVTPLAAIAIGLVGGALCFLAVAVLKAKVGYDDALDAFGVHGLGGTWGALATGLFASKAVNSAGADGLFYGNPDQLTTQLIGVLVSWVFAAVMTFIILKVLGVFLKLRADEAQEIEGLDVTEHGERGYAYQDLVSGSPIGLQASIVSEPAVKTSLAPSK